GTGCATCATATTTATTTCCTGCATGTTGCCTCAAAAATGCTTCTGCCATCTGACTGCGAGCAGAATTTCCAGTGCAGAGAAACAAAACCATCGGTTTACCCATCGATGTTCCTTTTAAAATAAAATGTCCAGGAAGACTCCAGTCAGCCGCTTGCATCTACCCTGCCTTACCAGAGAGAGATGCTATAAACAGCATGAACCTTTCCTTCTACCTCATCAGTAATCAGCTTAATATCATGTATTTCCGAGTGAAACGTTTTTCGTAATTCAATCTGATTTTCCGTTTCTGAAAGGATCCGGTATGTGCCCCCAAGCTGATTAAGTAGCCAGTCGCGATACGCTTTCCAGGTCAGATTTGTTTCGATGGTCCATTCTGCTGTTCTGCTCCATTCAGTTTCAGTAACTCCAGGTACTGTCGCGTTTGAATCTGGTGGCATTATTAATTGGTAAGTCTGGTTCAGTGCCTGATTGAAACTGTTTTGATCGTGTTCCGATGTCATCAGAAACAATAACAGACACAAAATCAGGACTGAAATAATCAACAGGCTGAATCGACGCATGGATCAGCGATTCCTTTTCTCATCGGCACACCTGATATATTCCATAATGGCAATTTAGCCATATTTAAATTAAAAAAATTATTTCGCTGACTGTTTACGACCTTCCAGATCGTTGAGGAGCACCGTTTCCATACAGGAGAAGAAACCATCCAGGCAGCCACACGTAACACGGTAGTAGCTGAGGGTCCCCTCTTTGCGAGAACCAACCAGTCCGACTTCCTTGAGAATCGAGAGATGCTTGGAAACCGTGGATTGATCTGCTCCCACTTTCTCCGAGATATCGTTTACGCACATCTCCTGCTTCTGCAGAAGGTCCAGCATCTGCAGTCGACTGGGATGCGCCATCGCTTTCGCAATTTTAGCACGCGCTTCATATTGTTCCCGCGTTTTTTCCTTCATGGCAATATCGCCATATTAGCATTCGCCATTCATCAGAGCAAGTCTGAGTTGTGAAAACCTGGATCTTCACGAACAAAATAATTAACTGGAATGAAGCAAATATTGAGGAAGTCTAGCGCCTTTTTGGGTGTATATTTTTCCAACCTCCAATACAGGACATTTTCATCCAATTTAGAAGCTGTATACTCACTTACTCTCTAGATCGTAATATCCTGTTTACCAAATAAAAGCTGATTTTCAACTTCAATCCACTGAAAGGAAGAAACATGTTACGAATTGTGACTGCGCTTGGCACAATGGTTTTACTTTACACATTCGTGGGAAGTGGCTTTGTGGCAGCTGACCCGCCTGCCAAACAGAGAGAGACAGCTCCCAGTGAAGCCGCTCTCAAACGAACCCGAAAAATGGTTAACATGCTCGATGAAATCTATAAAACGGCCATCGTGTTAATTACCGACAAATATGTGAATGATGACGATGATTTTCCGGCAGGTAGCGCATTCGTAGCGCTCTTCAAATCCATGGATCAAAAAGGTTACCACAAAGTACGTCTGATCGATCTGACCGGCGAACCGTTTGAAGAAGCGAACGTCGCAGAAGATGAATTCGAGAAAGAAGGCGGAAAGCAATTGAAATCTGGTAAAGCCTATGTCGAGAAGATCGTTTACAAAAAAGGCAAACCTTACCTGCGTGCGATGACTCCTGTTCCCGTTGTCATGCAGAAATGTGTCATGTGCCATCCCCATTATGCGGATGTTAAGAAAGGCGTTCCCATCGGCGCCATGACCTACACCGTTCCCATCGATTAGCTCAGTCTTAGATTGTGTATTAAGCCCCCTCATTTTCAAGAGAGCTGACAACTGTGAAAAAACTCTGGTTTGCTTTTACCTGCGTGATGGGTTTTTCGTTTCTGGTTCTCGGCTGGATCGGAACGCGCATCTACCAGGAGATGCCTCCGATTCCTGAACGAGTTGTAACAACCGATGGTCAATCTCTGATCAAGCCCAACGAGGTCTCAGCCGGCCAGAATGTGTGGCAATCTCTGGGGGGTATGGAAGTCGGTTCAGTCTGGGGGCACGGCAGCTATGTTGCTCCCGACTGGACGGCTGACTGGCTGCATCGCGAAGCGGTATTCATTCTCAATGAATGGTCCCAGGCTGACTATGAAAATGAATTCGAGAACCTGTCTGTCGAACAACAGGCCCAGTTGACGGCCCGTTTAACACAATTAATGCGTACAAATACTTTTGATCCCACTAGCGGTACCGTCACAGTTGCTCCCGTACGTGCCCGCGCTTTTGAATCCAATCTCAAGCATTACACAGATGTCTTTTCAGCCGGACAGCCCGATTATGCGATCCCGGCAGGCGCGGTGACTGACCCGGATCGACTGCATAAGCT
The sequence above is a segment of the Gimesia algae genome. Coding sequences within it:
- a CDS encoding ArsR/SmtB family transcription factor produces the protein MKEKTREQYEARAKIAKAMAHPSRLQMLDLLQKQEMCVNDISEKVGADQSTVSKHLSILKEVGLVGSRKEGTLSYYRVTCGCLDGFFSCMETVLLNDLEGRKQSAK
- a CDS encoding c-type heme family protein, producing the protein MLRIVTALGTMVLLYTFVGSGFVAADPPAKQRETAPSEAALKRTRKMVNMLDEIYKTAIVLITDKYVNDDDDFPAGSAFVALFKSMDQKGYHKVRLIDLTGEPFEEANVAEDEFEKEGGKQLKSGKAYVEKIVYKKGKPYLRAMTPVPVVMQKCVMCHPHYADVKKGVPIGAMTYTVPID